In the Oncorhynchus nerka isolate Pitt River linkage group LG6, Oner_Uvic_2.0, whole genome shotgun sequence genome, tttctttaaaaagccctcctgttctccactcattacctgtattaactgcacctgtttgaactcgttacctgtataaaagacacctgtccacacactcaatcaaacagactccaacctctccacaatggccaagaccagagagctgtgtaaggacatcaggggtaaaattgtagacctgcacaaggctgggatgggctacaggacaataggcaagcagcttggtgagaaggcaacaactgttggcgcaattattagaaaatggaagaagttcaagatgatggtcaatcaccctcggtctggggctccatgcaggatctcacctcgtggggcatcaatgatcatgaggaaggtgagggatcagcccagaactacacggcaggacctggtcaatgacctgaagagagctgggaccaaagtctcaaagaaaaccattagtaacaaactacgccgtcatggattaaaatcctgcagcgcacgcaaggtccccctgctcaagccagcgcatgtccaggcctgtctgaagtttgccaatgaccatctggatgaaccagaggaggaatgggagaaggtcatatggtctgatgagacaaaaatagagctttttggtctaaactccactcgccgtgtttggaggaagaagagtacaaccccaacaacaccatcccaaccgtaaagcatggaggtggaaacatcattctttggggatgcttttctgcaaaggggagaggacgactgcaccgtattgaggggaggatggatggggccatatatcgcgagatcttgactaacaacctccttccctcagtaagagcattgcagatgggtcgtggctgggtcttccagcatgaaaacgacccaaaacacacagccagggcaactaaggtgtagctccgtaagaagcatctcaaggtcctggagtggcctagccagtctccagacctgaacccaatagataATCTTTGgggggagctgaaagtccgtattgcccagcgacagccccgaaacctgaaggatctggagaaggtctgtgtggaggagtgggccaaaatccctgctgcagtgtgtgcaaacctggtcaagaactacaggaaacgtatgatctctgtaattgcaaacaaaggtttctgtaccaaatattaagttctgcttttctgatgtatcaaatacttatgtcatgcaataacaattatttacttaaaaatcatacaatgtgattttctggatttttgttttagattccgtctatcacagttgaagtgtacctatgataaaaattacagacctctacatgctttgtaagttggaaaacctgcaaaattggcagtgtgtcaaatacttattctccccactgtatatatatatatatatatatatatatatatatttataactcAAGGGGTGTGAATCCTTTCTGAAAACCACTGGAAGTAGCCGTGGAAACAGTCATGTAAAAGCCATCATTATGAAGGGAGAGGGATAGATAGGCTGTAGCCAGAAGATCATGTTAAGTCTGAGATGGTCACCTGAGATTATAAACCCTGAGACGTGGTCAGCAAGTCTGTCAGCCTGGCATCTCTCCATCTGCAAATCCACctcctaaccacagatctaggatcagcgtCGTCAAAACCCAATCCTTACCATATCCAAACATATAACAGGGCAGGGAAACTCAGACTGGCACactctgctgggagacagggggtacTGCATGACTCAGACTGGCACactctgctgggagacagggggtacTGCATGACTCAGACTGGCACACTCTGCTGGGAGACAGTGGGTACTGCATGACTCAGACTGGCACACTCTGCTGGGAGATAGGGGGTACTGCATGACTCAGACTGGCACACTCTGCTGGGAGATAGGGGGTACTGCATGACTCAGACTGGCACactctgctgggagacagggggtacTGCATGACTCAGACTGGCACactctgctgggagacaggggtactGCATGACTCAGACTGGCACactctgctgggagacagggggtacTGCATGACTCAGACTGGCACactctgctgggagacaggggtactGCATGACTCAGACTGGCACactctgctgggagacaggggtactGCATGACTCAGACTGGCACactctgctgggagacagggggtacTGCATGACTCAGACTGGCACactctgctgggagacagggggtacTGCATGACTCAGACTGGCACactctgctgggagacagggggtacTGCATGACTCAGACTGGCACACTCTGCTGGGAGATAGGGGTACTGCATGACTCAGACTGGCACactctgctgggagacaggggtactGCATGACTCAGACTGGCACACTCTGCTGGGAGACAGAGGGTACTGCATGACTCAGACTGGCACactctgctgggagacaggggtactGCATGACTCAGACTGGCACactctgctgggagacagggggtacTGCATGACTCAGACTGGCACactctgctgggagacaggggtactGCATGACTCAGACTGGCACactctgctgggagacagggggtacTGCATGACTCAGACTGGCACactctgctgggagacaggggtactGCATGACTCAGACTGGCACactctgctgggagacagggggtacTGCATGACTCAGACTGGCACactctgctgggagacagggggtacTGCATGACTCAGACTGGCACactctgctgggagacagggggtacTGCATGACTCAGACTGGCACactctgctgggagacagggggtacTGCATGACTCAGACTGGCACactctgctgggagacagggggtacTGCATGACTCAGACTGGCACactctgctgggagacagggggtacTGCATGACAGGATTCACAATTCATTATCACAATGAAAATACAAACAGATGATCACTGATTTAGAAAATGGCCATGATAAGGCTTTATAAATAAGCATGACTACTATTTTATCCAGTCTTAGTCTTTCAATATCagaggtctgtgtcagtaggacaaaatatcagagtagaggtctgtgtcaatgggacatagtatcagtatcagagtagaggtctgtgtcagtaggacatagtatcagtatcagagtagaggtctgtgtcagtaggacatagtatcagtatcagagtagaggtctgtgtcagtaggacatagtatcagtatcagagtagaggtctgtgtcagtaggacatagtatcagagtagaggtctgtgtcagtaggatatagtatcagagtagaggtctgtgtcagtaggacatagtatcagtatcagagtagaggtctgtgtcagtaggacatagtatcagtatcagagtagaggtctgtgtcagtaggacatagtatcagtatcagagtagaggtctgtgtcagtaggaTATAGTATCAGAGTAGAtgtctgtgtcagtaggacatagtatcagagtagaggtctgtgtcagtaggacatagtatcagtatcagagtagaggtctgtgtcagtaggacatagtatcagagtagaggtctgtgtcagtaggacatagtatcagtatcagagtagaggtctgtgtcagtaggacatagtatcagagtagaggtctgtgtcagtaggacatagtatcagagtagaggtctgtgtcagtaggacatagtatcagtatcagagtagaggtctgtgtcagtaggacatagtatcagagtagaggtctgtg is a window encoding:
- the LOC135572048 gene encoding keratin-associated protein 12-1-like, which gives rise to MQYPLSPSRVCQSESCSTPCLPAECASLSHAVPLSPSRVCQSESCSTPCLPAECASLSHAVPLSPSRVCQSESCSTPCLPAECASLSHAVPLSPSRVCQSESCSTLCLPAECASLSHAVPLSPSRVCQSESCSTPISQQKCASLSHAVPLSPSRVCQSESCSTPCLPAECASLSHAVPLSPSRVCQSESCSTPCLPAECASLSHAVPPISQQSVPV